One Curtobacterium sp. BH-2-1-1 genomic region harbors:
- a CDS encoding ABC transporter ATP-binding protein, which yields MAISTPVAPTAQQRGDERPDVIVIDHVRKRFTVRKDNTIRERIVTLGRAGRKHRQDFWALDDVTVSIQAGTTVGLIGQNGSGKSTLLKAIGGIIQPTSGTVSRRGRLAALLELGAGFHPDLSGRENVYLNAALLGLSRKETEARFDDILAFSGIGDFIDTQVKFYSSGMYVRLAFAVAVHTDPDVLLVDEVLAVGDEAFQRKCLDRIRSFQEQGKTIIIVTHSLSQVQEMCDRVVLLNKGKVLHDGDAVQAVSKFRDVLEERRSGELSADVAVGRGTVLGATVHADGKEHRADVLPGDDLVVDMEFEHLDGVADWEAAVQINNTAGQVVYGTTTGIMGVTLQPLHGRRKLRLRITDTNFGTGKYFINVSMMDSAGRHLHDLPECDSFEVPSFGDAVGSVYAKPSIEELG from the coding sequence ATGGCCATCAGCACCCCCGTCGCACCCACCGCCCAGCAGCGCGGCGACGAGCGCCCCGACGTCATCGTCATCGACCACGTCCGGAAGCGCTTCACCGTCCGCAAGGACAACACCATCCGCGAGCGGATCGTCACGCTCGGCCGCGCCGGTCGCAAGCACCGCCAGGACTTCTGGGCGCTCGACGACGTCACCGTGTCGATCCAGGCCGGGACCACCGTCGGCCTCATCGGCCAGAACGGCTCCGGCAAGTCGACGCTGCTCAAGGCCATCGGCGGCATCATCCAGCCGACGTCCGGCACCGTCTCGCGCCGGGGGCGGCTGGCCGCGCTGCTCGAGCTCGGCGCCGGCTTCCACCCGGACCTGTCCGGCCGCGAGAACGTCTACCTCAACGCGGCGCTGCTCGGTCTGAGCCGCAAGGAGACCGAGGCGCGGTTCGACGACATCCTCGCGTTCTCCGGCATCGGCGACTTCATCGACACCCAGGTGAAGTTCTACAGCTCCGGCATGTACGTGCGACTCGCGTTCGCCGTGGCCGTGCACACCGACCCCGACGTGCTGCTCGTCGACGAGGTCCTCGCCGTCGGCGACGAGGCGTTCCAGCGCAAGTGCCTCGACCGCATCCGCTCGTTCCAGGAGCAGGGCAAGACGATCATCATCGTCACGCACTCGCTCAGCCAGGTGCAGGAGATGTGCGACCGGGTCGTGCTGCTCAACAAGGGCAAGGTCCTGCACGACGGGGACGCCGTCCAGGCGGTCAGCAAGTTCCGCGACGTGCTCGAGGAGCGCCGGTCCGGCGAGCTCAGCGCCGACGTCGCCGTGGGCCGCGGCACCGTCCTCGGGGCGACCGTGCACGCCGACGGCAAGGAGCACCGCGCCGACGTCCTGCCCGGTGACGACCTCGTCGTGGACATGGAGTTCGAGCACCTCGACGGCGTCGCCGACTGGGAAGCCGCCGTCCAGATCAACAACACCGCCGGTCAGGTCGTCTACGGCACCACCACCGGCATCATGGGCGTCACGCTCCAGCCGCTGCACGGGCGCCGGAAACTCCGCCTCCGGATCACGGACACGAACTTCGGCACCGGCAAGTACTTCATCAACGTGTCGATGATGGACTCCGCCGGGCGGCACCTGCACGACCTGCCGGAGTGCGACTCGTTCGAGGTCCCGTCGTTCGGCGACGCCGTCGGCAGCGTCTACGCGAAGCCCTCCATCGAGGAGCTCGGCTGA
- a CDS encoding ABC transporter permease gives MVDQARMAALAKEPLVVVGAPTSAIRGTWRELRDVFRQREMLGMLVRRDLKARYKDSALGFVWTLVRPLTQLLIYYFVMGQILGAAKGIDNFAIYVFTGLSAYTLFSEIVAGSTSSIVGNSGLIKKVYVPREVFPLASVGAALVNYVIQFAILIAATLVIGVFPWHEGLVYLIPSLLVILVYGAAIGLVLAALNVYLRDVQFLIDVGLMVLLWASPIVYSYSMVVQRLKVDWILAVYTNNPLTLSVLGMQNAIWLHDPAKVVYPDHLMLRLGIAFVIGLFCLIGAQRVFSRLQGNFAQEL, from the coding sequence ATGGTCGATCAAGCCCGCATGGCCGCGCTCGCGAAGGAGCCCCTGGTCGTGGTCGGCGCTCCGACGAGTGCCATCCGAGGAACCTGGCGAGAACTGCGCGACGTCTTCCGGCAGCGCGAGATGCTCGGCATGCTCGTGCGCCGCGACCTCAAGGCGCGGTACAAGGACTCGGCGCTCGGGTTCGTGTGGACGCTGGTGCGCCCGCTGACCCAGCTCCTCATCTACTACTTCGTGATGGGGCAGATCCTCGGCGCGGCCAAGGGCATCGACAACTTCGCGATCTACGTCTTCACCGGCCTCAGCGCCTACACGCTCTTCAGCGAGATCGTCGCGGGTTCCACCAGCTCGATCGTGGGGAACAGCGGGCTCATCAAGAAGGTCTACGTCCCGCGCGAGGTCTTCCCGCTCGCGAGCGTCGGTGCCGCGCTGGTGAACTACGTCATCCAGTTCGCCATCCTCATCGCCGCGACCCTCGTCATCGGGGTGTTCCCCTGGCACGAGGGACTCGTCTACCTGATCCCCTCGCTGCTCGTCATCCTCGTGTACGGCGCCGCGATCGGGCTCGTGCTCGCGGCCCTCAACGTCTACCTGCGCGACGTGCAGTTCCTCATCGACGTGGGCCTCATGGTCCTGCTCTGGGCGTCCCCCATCGTCTACTCGTACTCGATGGTCGTCCAGCGGCTGAAGGTCGACTGGATCCTCGCGGTGTACACGAACAATCCCCTCACGCTGTCCGTCCTCGGCATGCAGAACGCCATCTGGCTGCACGACCCGGCGAAGGTCGTCTACCCCGACCACCTCATGCTCCGACTCGGCATCGCGTTCGTCATCGGCCTGTTCTGCCTCATCGGCGCGCAGCGCGTGTTCTCGCGCCTGCAGGGCAACTTCGCGCAGGAGCTCTAG
- a CDS encoding glycosyltransferase → MTATSIPTAPTSSPLAADYAAIAAGDHAEGPRGTVRFAVSTDDPAEGKGDLYVALGLARALRDAGWGVAMWPITRWADPVPDDTAVVVVMIESFVPGRVPPSTALVAWVRNWTAKWAALPYLDEFEAIWTSSRTARDAVAAHYDGPVEVVPIGVDLELFTTDPATPRSDRAVATVNFWGVRRHVQDVLDDVRPAEPIVWFAANAEHVDPSPGVELRPMVPYFALPEVYRSAAFVVDDVIAPAAEYGTLNSRLYESLASGALPVTDCALGLDELGLGEVPVFEDAASLERALAMPADERTALVERLRAVVVERHSFAARAEQVRPVLEAAIEHARSRTGSRSPFLRWATNEREVLRVAELERDVHLQGVRDINERLVVAEQAVASFDAARRRAEEERDTIALRYDELTRSAEYRLLHRFGGLARAVRRGTGRG, encoded by the coding sequence GTGACCGCGACCAGCATCCCGACCGCTCCCACGTCTTCCCCCCTCGCCGCGGACTACGCCGCGATCGCCGCGGGCGACCACGCCGAGGGGCCGCGCGGGACCGTCCGGTTCGCGGTGTCGACGGACGACCCGGCCGAGGGCAAGGGCGACCTCTACGTCGCGCTCGGGCTGGCCCGGGCGCTGCGGGACGCCGGGTGGGGGGTCGCGATGTGGCCGATCACCCGCTGGGCCGACCCGGTCCCGGACGACACCGCCGTCGTGGTCGTGATGATCGAGTCCTTCGTGCCGGGCCGGGTGCCGCCGTCCACCGCCCTCGTGGCGTGGGTGCGCAACTGGACGGCGAAGTGGGCGGCCCTGCCGTACCTCGACGAGTTCGAGGCGATCTGGACGTCGTCGAGGACCGCGCGCGACGCCGTCGCCGCGCACTACGACGGCCCGGTCGAGGTCGTGCCGATCGGCGTCGACCTCGAGCTCTTCACGACCGACCCTGCTACCCCGCGGAGCGACCGTGCGGTGGCGACCGTGAACTTCTGGGGCGTCCGCCGCCACGTGCAGGACGTCCTCGACGACGTCCGTCCGGCCGAGCCGATCGTCTGGTTCGCCGCGAACGCCGAGCACGTCGACCCGTCCCCCGGCGTCGAGCTGCGGCCGATGGTCCCCTACTTCGCGCTCCCCGAGGTCTACCGGTCGGCGGCCTTCGTCGTCGACGACGTCATCGCGCCCGCCGCCGAGTACGGCACGTTGAACTCCCGCCTCTACGAGTCGCTCGCGTCCGGGGCGCTCCCCGTGACGGACTGCGCGCTCGGACTCGACGAGCTCGGCCTCGGCGAGGTCCCCGTGTTCGAGGACGCCGCGTCGCTCGAGCGGGCGCTCGCGATGCCCGCCGACGAGCGGACGGCGCTGGTCGAACGGCTGCGCGCCGTCGTGGTCGAGCGACACTCCTTCGCGGCGCGTGCGGAGCAGGTTCGCCCGGTCCTCGAGGCGGCGATCGAGCACGCACGGTCCCGGACCGGCAGCCGGTCCCCGTTCCTCCGCTGGGCGACGAACGAGCGCGAGGTCCTGCGGGTCGCCGAGCTCGAGCGCGACGTGCACCTGCAGGGCGTCCGCGACATCAACGAGCGGCTCGTCGTGGCCGAGCAGGCGGTGGCGTCGTTCGACGCCGCGCGTCGGCGTGCGGAGGAGGAGCGCGACACGATCGCCCTGCGGTACGACGAGCTCACCCGGTCGGCCGAGTACCGCCTGCTGCACCGCTTCGGCGGTCTGGCGCGCGCCGTGCGCCGCGGCACCGGACGCGGCTGA
- a CDS encoding glycosyltransferase: MTERKPGVVSVILVNYKGTDDTLTSIAELRKQDWPQDRLEVIVVENGSGPEHLGRLKASELDFTLVDAGANLGFTGGCNLGVEKSSGEIVAFLNNDARPDTGWVREAMATFASGADIGAVASKVLDWEGVNVDFTEAAMTWYGMGYKPFAGSPDTGRWESETDVLFGTGAAMFIRAELFEQLDGFDDRYFMFYEDVDLGWRLNLLGWRFRYQPKSVAFHKHHASMNKFGDFRETYLLERNALFTLYKNLGDEQLAAALPGSLALVVRRAVGRGELDSTELDLRNPGDDSVPTIPVPKTAMAGIYGVDQFVEQLPSMTESRRQIQATRVRSDRELLRLFGNRDEPAYPIENYLAGYDKIVHSLGVLEVGTRRRILIITGDSIGEKMAGPAIRATQMAKQLAGEHDVRVISLTRSSQIDPSYEVVTVPHRHPRQMVEHEAWADVIIVQGHALRLFPVLESTSKILVVDVYDPLHLEQLEQGRSDDVDQWNRQILDASDTLNHQLELGDYFICASERQRMFWLGQLAGSGRVNARTYSRDPDLRSLIGVVPFGLSSTPPVHDQQRVKGVVPGIGKNDKLVVWGGGIYDWFDPITLVRAIGRLAAKKPSVKLFFMGVQHPNPDVPEMDIVAKVRAEADALGLTGTNVFFNDAWIPYEERGAYLLEADAGVSTHYEHLETTFSFRTRILDYLWARLPIVTTAGDSFGDLVAEEKLGIAVHEQDIDGLAAALETALFDKKARAEFIGNVDRVREQFTWENVLAPLVEFCRNPIRAADKSVRDTSSTIQPHAMRVRVPDRKKLYGVRHDLGRAVHYFRTEGPRSVAGKIKRRLQNR; this comes from the coding sequence GTGACAGAGCGCAAGCCGGGAGTCGTGTCCGTCATCCTCGTGAACTACAAGGGCACGGACGACACCCTGACGAGCATCGCGGAGCTCCGCAAGCAGGACTGGCCGCAGGACCGGCTCGAGGTCATCGTCGTCGAGAACGGTTCCGGCCCCGAGCACCTCGGTCGGCTGAAGGCGTCGGAGCTCGACTTCACGCTCGTCGACGCCGGTGCGAACCTCGGCTTCACGGGCGGCTGCAACCTCGGCGTCGAGAAGTCCTCCGGCGAGATCGTGGCGTTCCTCAACAACGACGCCCGACCCGACACCGGCTGGGTGCGCGAGGCCATGGCGACGTTCGCGTCCGGCGCGGACATCGGCGCCGTGGCGTCGAAGGTCCTCGACTGGGAAGGCGTCAACGTCGACTTCACCGAGGCCGCGATGACCTGGTACGGCATGGGTTACAAGCCGTTCGCGGGCTCGCCGGACACCGGGCGCTGGGAGTCCGAGACCGACGTGCTGTTCGGCACCGGCGCGGCGATGTTCATCCGGGCGGAGCTCTTCGAGCAGCTCGACGGCTTCGACGACCGCTACTTCATGTTCTACGAGGACGTCGACCTCGGCTGGCGGCTCAACCTGCTCGGCTGGCGCTTCCGGTACCAGCCGAAGTCCGTCGCGTTCCACAAGCACCACGCGTCGATGAACAAGTTCGGCGACTTCCGCGAGACCTACCTGCTCGAGCGGAACGCCCTCTTCACGCTCTACAAGAACCTCGGTGACGAGCAGCTCGCAGCGGCCCTCCCCGGCTCGCTCGCGCTCGTCGTCCGTCGCGCCGTCGGTCGTGGCGAACTCGACTCGACCGAGCTCGACCTCCGCAACCCCGGCGACGACAGCGTCCCGACGATCCCCGTGCCGAAGACGGCGATGGCGGGCATCTACGGCGTCGACCAGTTCGTCGAGCAGCTGCCGTCGATGACCGAGTCGCGTCGGCAGATCCAGGCGACCCGCGTGCGCAGCGACCGCGAGCTCCTGCGCCTCTTCGGCAACCGCGACGAGCCCGCGTACCCGATCGAGAACTACCTGGCCGGCTACGACAAGATCGTGCACTCCCTCGGCGTGCTCGAGGTCGGCACCCGGCGTCGGATCCTCATCATCACGGGCGACTCCATCGGCGAGAAGATGGCCGGTCCGGCGATCCGTGCGACCCAGATGGCGAAGCAGCTCGCCGGCGAGCACGACGTCCGGGTCATCAGCCTCACGCGCTCGTCGCAGATCGACCCCTCGTACGAGGTCGTCACGGTGCCGCACCGCCACCCGCGCCAGATGGTCGAGCACGAGGCCTGGGCCGACGTCATCATCGTGCAGGGCCACGCGCTCCGCCTGTTCCCGGTGCTCGAGTCGACGAGCAAGATCCTCGTCGTCGACGTCTACGACCCGCTGCACCTCGAGCAGCTCGAACAGGGCCGCAGCGACGACGTCGACCAGTGGAACCGGCAGATCCTCGACGCGTCGGACACCCTGAACCACCAGCTCGAACTCGGCGACTACTTCATCTGCGCCTCCGAGCGGCAGCGCATGTTCTGGCTCGGCCAGCTCGCCGGCTCGGGCCGTGTGAACGCCCGGACGTACTCGCGCGACCCCGACCTCCGCTCGCTCATCGGCGTCGTGCCGTTCGGCCTGTCGTCGACGCCGCCGGTGCACGACCAGCAGCGGGTCAAGGGCGTCGTCCCCGGCATCGGGAAGAACGACAAGCTCGTCGTCTGGGGCGGCGGCATCTACGACTGGTTCGACCCGATCACGCTCGTCCGTGCCATCGGCCGGCTCGCCGCGAAGAAGCCGAGCGTCAAGCTCTTCTTCATGGGCGTCCAGCACCCGAACCCGGACGTGCCCGAGATGGACATCGTCGCCAAGGTGCGCGCCGAGGCCGACGCGCTCGGGCTGACCGGCACGAACGTGTTCTTCAACGACGCGTGGATCCCGTACGAGGAACGCGGCGCCTACCTGCTCGAGGCCGACGCCGGCGTCTCGACGCACTACGAGCACCTCGAGACCACGTTCTCGTTCCGCACCCGCATCCTCGACTACCTGTGGGCACGTCTGCCGATCGTCACGACCGCCGGTGACTCCTTCGGTGACCTCGTCGCCGAGGAGAAGCTCGGCATCGCCGTGCACGAGCAGGACATCGACGGCCTGGCCGCAGCGCTCGAGACGGCGCTCTTCGACAAGAAGGCCCGTGCCGAGTTCATCGGCAACGTCGACCGCGTGCGCGAGCAGTTCACGTGGGAGAACGTCCTCGCCCCGCTCGTCGAGTTCTGCCGGAACCCGATCCGCGCGGCCGACAAGAGCGTCCGCGACACCTCGTCGACGATCCAGCCGCACGCCATGCGCGTGCGCGTCCCGGACCGCAAGAAGCTCTACGGCGTCCGCCACGACCTCGGTCGCGCCGTGCACTACTTCCGGACCGAGGGCCCGCGGAGCGTCGCGGGCAAGATCAAGCGTCGGCTGCAGAACCGGTGA